In Plasmodium gaboni strain SY75 chromosome Unknown, whole genome shotgun sequence, a genomic segment contains:
- a CDS encoding putative small nuclear ribonucleoprotein Sm D1 codes for MKLVHFLMKLTNENVTIELKNGTLITGIITAVDIKMNTHMKNVKVVIKNKNIAEYNVNTKQFLSLEHVTIRGNNIRYFILSDSLPLDSLLVEDTTPKKISKDKSFAHRDKGMSKGAKGRGRKLSKR; via the coding sequence ATGAAACTAGTACATTTTTTGATGAAATTAACAAACGAAAATGTAACTATAGAACTAAAAAATGGAACTTTAATTACTGGTATAATAACAGCAgtagatataaaaatgaatacCCATATGAAAAATGTGAAGGttgttataaaaaataaaaatattgctgaatataatgtaaatacgaaacaatttttatcattagAACATGTAACCATAAGAggtaataatataagatattttattctatCAGATAGCTTACCCTTAGATTCTTTATTAGTTGAAGATACAAcaccaaaaaaaatatcaaaagATAAAAGCTTTGCACATAGAGATAAAGGAATGTCTAAAGGTGCCAAAGGACGAGGAAGAAAACTATCAAAAagataa